A part of Streptomyces sp. NBC_01210 genomic DNA contains:
- a CDS encoding thiamine-phosphate kinase, which translates to MKGTVGELGEFGLIRELTSRLTSTPAVRLGPGDDAAVVAAPDRRVVASTDILLEGRHFRRDWSTAYDVGRKAAAQNLADIAAMGAVPTALLLGLVVPAELPVTWATELMDGIRDECQVAGAAVVGGDVVRGDLITLAITALGDLRNHEPVTRAGAQPGDVVAYTGWLGWSAAGHAVLSRGFRSPRAFVEAHRRPEPPYHAGPAAAGLGATAMTDVSDGLVADLGHIADASKVRIDLRSGLIDIPSQMNDIGQAVGVDPLQWVLTGGEDHAIVATFPPDAKLPARWKVIGEVLNPSALPQVTVDGAPWTSKSGWDHFGDIEDGK; encoded by the coding sequence GTGAAGGGCACTGTGGGCGAGTTGGGGGAGTTCGGGCTCATCAGGGAGCTCACCTCCCGGCTCACCTCCACCCCCGCGGTACGGCTGGGGCCCGGCGACGACGCCGCGGTCGTGGCCGCACCCGACCGCAGGGTTGTGGCAAGTACGGACATCCTGCTCGAGGGACGGCACTTCCGCCGCGACTGGTCGACGGCGTACGACGTAGGCCGCAAGGCCGCCGCCCAGAACCTGGCCGACATCGCCGCGATGGGCGCGGTCCCGACCGCGCTGCTGCTCGGCCTGGTCGTCCCGGCCGAACTCCCGGTCACCTGGGCCACCGAGCTGATGGACGGCATCCGGGACGAGTGCCAGGTCGCGGGCGCGGCGGTGGTCGGCGGCGATGTCGTACGAGGCGACCTCATCACCCTCGCGATCACCGCGCTCGGCGATCTGCGCAACCACGAGCCGGTCACCCGGGCCGGCGCCCAGCCCGGCGATGTCGTCGCGTACACCGGCTGGTTGGGGTGGTCGGCGGCCGGGCACGCGGTGCTCTCGCGCGGCTTCCGCTCGCCGCGCGCCTTCGTCGAGGCGCACCGGCGGCCCGAGCCGCCGTACCACGCGGGCCCGGCGGCGGCCGGCCTCGGCGCCACCGCCATGACCGATGTCAGCGACGGACTCGTCGCCGACCTCGGGCACATCGCGGACGCCAGCAAGGTCCGTATCGACCTGCGGTCCGGCCTCATCGACATCCCCAGCCAGATGAACGACATCGGCCAGGCGGTCGGCGTCGATCCGCTGCAGTGGGTGCTGACCGGCGGAGAGGACCATGCGATCGTCGCGACGTTCCCTCCGGACGCGAAACTGCCGGCCCGCTGGAAGGTGATCGGCGAGGTGCTCAATCCCTCGGCGCTGCCACAGGTGACCGTCGACGGTGCGCCGTGGACCAGCAAGAGCGGCTGGGACCACTTCGGGGACATCGAGGACGGCAAGTAG
- a CDS encoding DAK2 domain-containing protein yields the protein MGDGRALNAATVRAWCSLALEALGREREAIDAINVYPVADGDTGTNLYLTVESAAQAVEAVFAAHETGSSLPSSADVLRAMAHGALIGARGNSGTILAQLLRGMAERIGEGDHPAAALRRAAGLAREAVAHPVEGTILSVAGAAADAAEASPDDAVRAAYAGARAALDATPDQLEVLGRAGVVDAGGRGLLAVLGALVEAVSGEAPVLPALAHVRPEPAARTVEPCADGGPAFEVIYLLEADDAAVARLRTRLDKLGDSLVVVGGDGLWNVHVHVDDAGAAVEAGVEAGRPYRIRITHFDTAAAVMREQVQRAVVVVVPGEGLAGLCSEAGATTVLARPGEPPASGELVEAIRHAHAREVVLLPNSAELRHTAAAAAEQARTEGVRVALIPTRAAVQGIAALAVHEPDRRFDEDVVAMTAAAGATRYAELAVAERQSWTTAGICQAGDVLGLIDGDVAVIGADVQATAETVLDRMLAAGGELVTLVLAEEVPDAVAERLERYVRDGYLAVDTVVYRGGRQSSPLLIGVE from the coding sequence GTGGGAGACGGGCGTGCCCTCAACGCCGCAACGGTGCGTGCCTGGTGCTCACTGGCGCTGGAAGCCCTGGGCCGGGAGCGCGAGGCGATCGACGCGATCAATGTCTATCCGGTCGCGGACGGGGACACCGGCACGAATCTGTACTTGACCGTGGAGTCCGCGGCCCAGGCCGTTGAGGCGGTCTTCGCCGCTCATGAGACCGGGTCCTCCCTGCCCTCGTCGGCCGATGTGCTGCGGGCGATGGCGCACGGGGCGCTGATAGGGGCACGCGGGAACTCGGGGACGATTCTGGCGCAGCTGCTGCGGGGCATGGCGGAGCGGATCGGGGAAGGTGATCATCCGGCCGCTGCGCTGCGGCGGGCGGCCGGGCTGGCGCGTGAGGCGGTCGCGCATCCCGTCGAGGGCACGATCCTGAGCGTGGCCGGTGCGGCGGCGGACGCGGCGGAGGCCTCCCCGGACGATGCCGTGCGCGCGGCGTACGCGGGGGCGCGGGCCGCGCTGGACGCGACGCCGGATCAGCTCGAGGTACTGGGGCGGGCGGGAGTCGTCGACGCGGGCGGACGCGGGCTGCTCGCCGTGCTCGGGGCGCTGGTCGAGGCGGTGTCGGGCGAGGCCCCGGTGCTCCCGGCGCTGGCCCATGTGCGGCCGGAGCCGGCGGCCCGGACCGTGGAGCCGTGCGCCGACGGGGGCCCGGCCTTCGAGGTCATCTACCTCCTGGAGGCGGACGACGCGGCCGTGGCCCGGCTGCGGACCCGGCTCGACAAGCTCGGCGACTCGCTCGTCGTCGTCGGCGGCGACGGCCTGTGGAACGTCCATGTGCACGTCGACGACGCGGGCGCGGCGGTGGAGGCGGGCGTCGAGGCGGGGCGGCCGTACCGGATCCGTATCACCCACTTCGACACCGCGGCGGCAGTGATGCGCGAACAGGTACAGCGGGCGGTCGTCGTGGTCGTCCCGGGGGAGGGACTGGCGGGCCTGTGCTCCGAGGCCGGAGCGACCACGGTCCTCGCCCGCCCCGGCGAACCCCCGGCCAGTGGCGAACTGGTCGAGGCGATCCGGCACGCCCACGCGCGCGAGGTGGTCCTGCTGCCGAACTCCGCGGAGCTGCGGCACACGGCCGCGGCCGCCGCGGAACAGGCCCGTACGGAAGGTGTGCGGGTCGCTCTCATCCCGACCCGCGCCGCGGTCCAGGGCATCGCGGCGCTCGCCGTCCACGAGCCGGACCGGCGCTTCGACGAGGACGTGGTCGCGATGACCGCGGCGGCGGGCGCGACCCGCTATGCCGAACTGGCTGTCGCGGAACGGCAGTCGTGGACGACGGCCGGCATCTGTCAGGCCGGCGACGTACTGGGCCTGATCGACGGCGACGTGGCGGTGATCGGCGCCGATGTGCAGGCCACGGCGGAAACGGTCCTGGACCGGATGCTCGCGGCGGGCGGCGAGCTGGTGACGCTGGTACTGGCCGAGGAAGTGCCGGACGCGGTGGCCGAACGTCTGGAGAGGTACGTGCGGGACGGGTACCTGGCCGTGGACACGGTGGTCTACCGGGGCGGCCGCCAGTCGTCGCCGCTGCTGATCGGGGTCGAGTAG
- the rpmB gene encoding 50S ribosomal protein L28 yields MAANCDVCGKGPGFGNNISHSHRRTSRRWNPNIQRVRAVVGRTPKRLNVCTSCIKAGKVSR; encoded by the coding sequence GTGGCTGCCAACTGCGACGTCTGCGGCAAGGGGCCGGGCTTCGGCAACAACATTTCGCACTCGCACCGCCGTACGTCCCGTCGCTGGAACCCGAACATCCAGCGCGTGCGTGCCGTGGTCGGTCGGACGCCGAAGCGGCTCAACGTCTGCACCTCGTGCATCAAGGCCGGCAAGGTCTCGCGCTAA
- a CDS encoding Lrp/AsnC family transcriptional regulator — MVQAYILIQTEVGKASTVAETIGKIPGVIQAEDVTGPYDVIVRAQAETVDDLGRMVVAKIQQVDGITRTLTCPVVHL, encoded by the coding sequence GTGGTACAGGCGTACATCCTTATTCAGACCGAGGTGGGCAAGGCGTCGACCGTCGCCGAGACCATCGGCAAGATTCCGGGAGTGATACAGGCCGAGGACGTAACCGGTCCCTATGACGTAATTGTGCGCGCCCAGGCCGAGACGGTCGATGATCTCGGTCGCATGGTGGTCGCCAAGATCCAGCAAGTGGACGGCATCACCCGCACCCTGACCTGCCCGGTCGTGCACCTGTAG
- a CDS encoding YceD family protein, with amino-acid sequence MNAHLDHRNPLVFDTHELGRRPGALQRLTRTVTAPKDFGIEGVIGVPLGAPIELDLRLESVMEGVLVTGTARASVEGECVRCLEPLHQEVAADFQELFTYPDADDRGRTAEPVDDAEDEDRLYLEDGLFDLEPVLRDAVVLALPMQPVCRETCAGLCPECGIRLDENPDHHHDAVDIRWAALQGLVGTVKDDEKDNMGGAEAGVDEKQEK; translated from the coding sequence CTGAACGCGCATCTCGACCACCGCAACCCCCTCGTGTTCGACACACACGAGCTGGGGCGGCGTCCTGGTGCGCTTCAGCGGCTGACCCGCACGGTCACGGCCCCCAAGGACTTCGGTATCGAAGGGGTCATCGGCGTGCCCTTGGGCGCTCCGATAGAGCTCGACCTCCGCCTCGAGTCGGTCATGGAAGGTGTGCTTGTCACAGGCACCGCCCGTGCATCGGTCGAGGGGGAGTGCGTAAGGTGTCTGGAGCCGTTGCACCAAGAGGTTGCGGCGGACTTCCAGGAGCTGTTCACGTACCCCGACGCCGACGACCGGGGCCGCACTGCGGAACCCGTCGACGACGCCGAGGACGAGGACAGGCTCTATCTCGAGGACGGCCTGTTCGACCTCGAGCCCGTGCTGCGTGATGCGGTGGTGCTCGCACTGCCGATGCAGCCGGTGTGCCGGGAGACCTGTGCCGGCCTGTGCCCCGAATGCGGGATCAGGCTGGACGAGAACCCGGACCACCACCATGACGCCGTCGACATTCGTTGGGCGGCGTTGCAGGGACTCGTCGGAACCGTCAAGGACGACGAGAAGGACAACATGGGCGGCGCCGAAGCGGGCGTCGACGAGAAGCAGGAGAAGTAG
- the coaD gene encoding pantetheine-phosphate adenylyltransferase, whose product MTGPESEGLQLRRAVCPGSFDPITNGHLDIIARASKLYDVVYVAVMINQSKQGLFTVEERIDMIRQVTSEYGNVEVESHHGLLVDFCKQRDIPAIVKGLRAVSDFDYELQMAQMNNGLSGVETLFVPTNPTYSFLSSSLVKEVAAWGGDVSHLLPPVVSQALTKRLAEKSRTQ is encoded by the coding sequence ATGACCGGACCGGAGAGCGAGGGACTTCAGTTGCGCCGCGCAGTCTGTCCGGGGTCATTCGACCCCATCACCAATGGACACCTCGACATCATTGCCCGCGCCTCCAAGCTGTACGACGTCGTATACGTCGCGGTGATGATCAATCAGTCCAAGCAGGGGCTGTTCACGGTCGAGGAGCGGATCGACATGATCCGCCAGGTGACCAGCGAGTACGGAAACGTCGAGGTGGAGTCCCACCACGGCCTCCTCGTCGACTTCTGCAAGCAGCGCGACATCCCGGCCATCGTCAAGGGTCTGCGCGCCGTCAGCGACTTCGACTACGAGCTGCAGATGGCCCAGATGAACAACGGTCTCTCGGGTGTCGAGACGCTGTTCGTCCCGACCAACCCCACCTACAGCTTCCTCTCCTCCAGCCTGGTGAAGGAGGTCGCCGCCTGGGGCGGCGACGTCTCCCACCTGCTGCCTCCCGTGGTGAGCCAGGCGCTCACCAAGCGCCTCGCCGAGAAGTCACGAACTCAGTGA
- a CDS encoding DUF3515 domain-containing protein, which yields MTSYRRRPFCLSAAAVVLLAAAGCSSTDAAASITVPSPPPEEVSLCRALHKELPDSVAGQDRNDPEPASELTAGWGDAAIVLRCGVPRPEKMSDPQSKGVEVNGVNWLLEQREAGPRFTTTYRKTYVEVTLGKQYAHDIGPLTELAGPVKKTVPASL from the coding sequence GTGACTTCATACCGCCGCCGGCCCTTCTGCCTGTCCGCAGCCGCCGTTGTGCTCTTGGCTGCCGCGGGCTGCTCCTCCACGGACGCAGCGGCGTCGATCACGGTTCCCAGCCCCCCGCCGGAGGAGGTCTCCTTGTGCCGTGCGCTGCACAAGGAGCTGCCCGATTCCGTCGCCGGACAGGACCGCAACGACCCCGAACCGGCTTCCGAACTGACCGCCGGCTGGGGCGATGCCGCGATCGTACTGCGCTGCGGCGTCCCCCGGCCGGAGAAGATGAGTGACCCCCAGTCGAAGGGCGTGGAGGTGAACGGGGTCAACTGGCTGCTGGAGCAGCGGGAAGCCGGCCCCCGGTTCACCACCACCTACCGCAAGACCTATGTCGAGGTCACGCTGGGGAAGCAGTACGCCCATGACATCGGGCCGCTCACAGAGCTGGCCGGGCCCGTCAAGAAGACGGTCCCGGCCAGCCTTTGA
- a CDS encoding ATP synthase F0 subunit B: MDVQKKLDEIVEAVGNARSMPMSASCVVNRADLLAMLEEVRQALPGSLAQAQELIGGREQLVEQARQEAERIIETAHAERGSLISDTQVARQSQDEADRILAEARRDAEEIRAEADDYVDSKLANFEVVLTKTIGSVDRGREKLLGRGPALDQQGYIDPAEDDAPEYSADPQTLIQRADEYVDAKLGAFEAVLSKTLDAVGRGRQKLHGRTTSDALGEHMAAQDAAGTQQHASDADYLAGLAELAEPQPQVPQQPQVQPQHQYQPQTEPQPQIPAQLSAQQDPYAYQPQQPQEVYAAYQQDPYAAYQQQSYDQQQYAQQDPYAYQQQVQPQPQPQTQHQHQPQQAQQQGAALDETSLFDTSMIDLEQLRRYEQGR; this comes from the coding sequence GTGGACGTCCAGAAGAAGCTCGACGAGATCGTCGAGGCGGTCGGCAACGCCCGGTCCATGCCCATGTCGGCCTCCTGCGTGGTCAACCGCGCCGACCTGCTCGCCATGCTCGAAGAGGTCCGCCAGGCCCTGCCGGGCTCGCTGGCCCAGGCCCAGGAGCTGATCGGCGGCCGTGAGCAGCTGGTCGAGCAGGCCCGCCAGGAGGCCGAGCGGATCATCGAGACCGCCCACGCCGAGCGCGGCTCGCTGATCTCGGACACCCAGGTCGCCCGCCAGTCCCAGGACGAGGCCGACCGGATCCTCGCCGAGGCCCGCCGTGACGCCGAGGAGATCCGCGCCGAGGCCGACGACTACGTCGACTCCAAGCTCGCCAACTTCGAGGTCGTCCTCACCAAGACCATCGGCTCCGTCGACCGCGGCCGGGAGAAGCTGCTCGGCCGCGGCCCCGCGCTCGACCAGCAGGGATACATCGACCCGGCCGAGGACGACGCCCCCGAGTACAGCGCGGACCCGCAGACCCTGATCCAGCGCGCGGACGAGTACGTCGACGCCAAGCTCGGTGCCTTCGAGGCCGTGCTCTCCAAGACCCTCGACGCGGTTGGCCGAGGCCGGCAGAAGCTGCACGGCCGGACCACCAGTGACGCGCTCGGCGAGCACATGGCCGCCCAGGACGCGGCGGGCACGCAGCAGCACGCCAGCGACGCCGACTATCTGGCCGGCCTCGCGGAGCTGGCCGAGCCGCAGCCGCAGGTCCCGCAGCAGCCGCAGGTCCAGCCCCAGCACCAGTACCAGCCGCAGACTGAGCCGCAGCCCCAGATCCCGGCTCAGCTGTCGGCTCAGCAGGATCCGTACGCCTACCAGCCGCAGCAGCCGCAGGAGGTGTACGCCGCATATCAGCAGGATCCGTACGCCGCCTACCAGCAGCAGAGCTACGACCAGCAGCAGTACGCGCAGCAGGATCCGTACGCCTACCAGCAGCAGGTCCAGCCCCAGCCCCAGCCCCAGACCCAGCATCAGCATCAGCCTCAGCAGGCGCAGCAGCAGGGCGCCGCTCTCGACGAGACCAGCCTCTTCGACACGAGCATGATCGACCTCGAGCAGCTGCGCCGGTACGAGCAGGGCCGCTGA
- a CDS encoding D-alanine--D-alanine ligase family protein, producing MSSENLPQSPEQQLRKPRVAVVFGGRSSEHGISVVTAGAVLRAIDRTKYDVLPIGITTDGRWALTADDPDRMAIADRRTPSVEQLAESADGGVVLSVDPANREVVYSEPGSVPKVLGEVDVVFPMLHGPYGEDGTLQGLLELSGVPYVGSGVLASAVGQDKEYMKRVFIAFGLPVGPFEVVRPREWEQDPSAARKKIIDFAGEHGWPLFVKPARAGSSIGITKVDDLSGLDDAIAEAQRHDPKILVESLLRGREIECGVLEFEDGPRASVPAEIPPVTAHEFYDFEAKYIDSAAGLVPAPLTPEQTAEVRRLAVEAFDAASCEGLVRADFFLQENGEFVINEINTMPGFTPISMYPRMWQESGISYSELVDKLIQAALRRPTGLR from the coding sequence ATGAGCAGCGAGAACCTCCCCCAGAGCCCTGAGCAGCAGCTCCGCAAGCCGCGCGTAGCCGTCGTCTTCGGCGGTCGCAGCTCCGAACACGGAATCTCCGTGGTCACCGCCGGTGCCGTGCTGCGGGCCATCGACCGTACGAAGTACGACGTACTGCCGATCGGCATCACGACGGACGGCCGGTGGGCGCTCACCGCCGACGACCCGGACCGGATGGCCATCGCCGACCGCAGGACGCCCAGCGTCGAGCAGCTGGCCGAGTCCGCCGACGGTGGTGTGGTGCTCTCCGTCGATCCGGCCAACCGCGAGGTCGTCTACAGCGAACCCGGCTCCGTACCCAAGGTGCTCGGCGAGGTCGACGTCGTCTTCCCGATGCTGCACGGTCCGTACGGCGAGGACGGCACCCTCCAGGGCCTGCTGGAGCTCTCCGGCGTCCCGTACGTCGGCTCGGGCGTCCTCGCCTCGGCCGTCGGCCAGGACAAGGAGTACATGAAGCGGGTGTTCATCGCCTTCGGGCTGCCGGTCGGTCCCTTCGAGGTCGTCCGCCCCCGCGAGTGGGAGCAGGACCCGTCCGCCGCCCGCAAGAAGATCATTGACTTCGCCGGTGAGCACGGCTGGCCGCTCTTCGTGAAGCCCGCGCGCGCCGGCTCCTCGATCGGCATCACCAAGGTCGACGACCTCTCCGGCCTTGACGACGCGATCGCCGAGGCGCAGCGCCACGATCCCAAGATCCTGGTGGAGTCGCTGCTGCGCGGCCGCGAGATCGAGTGCGGAGTGCTCGAGTTCGAGGACGGTCCGCGCGCCAGCGTGCCGGCCGAGATCCCGCCGGTCACGGCGCACGAGTTCTACGACTTCGAGGCCAAGTACATCGACTCTGCGGCCGGTCTCGTGCCCGCGCCGCTGACCCCGGAGCAGACCGCCGAGGTGCGGCGGCTCGCGGTCGAGGCCTTCGACGCCGCGTCCTGCGAGGGACTGGTCCGCGCCGACTTCTTCCTGCAGGAGAACGGCGAGTTCGTGATCAACGAGATCAACACCATGCCGGGCTTCACGCCCATCTCGATGTACCCGCGGATGTGGCAGGAGAGCGGCATCAGCTACTCGGAGCTGGTGGACAAGCTGATCCAGGCGGCGCTGCGCCGCCCGACCGGCCTGCGCTAG
- the thiD gene encoding bifunctional hydroxymethylpyrimidine kinase/phosphomethylpyrimidine kinase: MDIPPRVLTVAGSDSGGGAGIQADLKTMLALGVHGMSVLTAVTAQNSLGVQGAWELPVDAVRAQYRSVVDDIGVQAVKTGMLASAPLVETVAELLAGTDAPVVVDPVGVSKHGDPLLAASALDSVRTKLLPLATVATPNLDEVTQLTGVVVSDEDGMRRAADAVLGFGPRWALIKGGHLAGDAVDLLTDGAEEHWLRAPRHDNRHTHGTGCTLASAVAAGLAKGMEVPRAVRAAKEYVTGAIAAGFALGGGIGPVDHAWRLR, translated from the coding sequence ATGGACATACCCCCTCGCGTGCTCACCGTCGCCGGGTCCGACTCCGGCGGCGGTGCCGGCATTCAGGCCGACCTGAAGACCATGCTGGCGCTCGGAGTGCACGGCATGAGCGTGCTCACCGCCGTCACCGCGCAGAACTCCCTGGGGGTGCAGGGCGCGTGGGAACTGCCCGTCGACGCGGTACGGGCCCAGTACCGCAGCGTCGTCGACGACATCGGCGTCCAGGCGGTGAAGACCGGCATGCTGGCGTCGGCGCCGCTCGTCGAGACGGTCGCCGAGCTGCTGGCCGGCACGGACGCGCCGGTGGTCGTCGACCCCGTGGGCGTCTCCAAGCACGGGGACCCGTTGCTGGCCGCCTCCGCACTCGACTCCGTACGCACCAAGCTCCTGCCGCTGGCGACCGTGGCCACGCCCAACCTCGACGAGGTGACCCAGCTGACCGGCGTCGTGGTGAGCGACGAGGACGGGATGCGCCGGGCCGCGGACGCCGTGCTCGGCTTCGGACCGCGCTGGGCACTGATCAAGGGCGGGCATCTCGCGGGCGACGCGGTGGATCTGCTGACGGACGGCGCGGAGGAGCATTGGCTGCGCGCGCCCCGGCACGACAACCGGCATACGCACGGGACGGGCTGCACGCTGGCGTCCGCCGTCGCCGCGGGGTTGGCGAAGGGAATGGAGGTCCCTCGGGCCGTACGGGCCGCGAAGGAGTACGTCACGGGCGCGATCGCGGCCGGATTCGCGCTGGGAGGCGGGATCGGTCCTGTGGATCACGCATGGCGCCTGCGCTGA
- the recG gene encoding ATP-dependent DNA helicase RecG, translating to MDRVSALDEPLTKTLGAATAKVMAEHLDLHTVGDLLHHYPRRYAERGELTPLSELPLDEHVTVVAQVADARVLTFNQGRGRRLEVTITDGSGRLQLVFFGKGVHKPHKDLLPGSRAMFAGKVSMFNRKLQLAHPAYEPLGAASAEDAVDAFANQLIPIYPACKQLESWKIAKAVDAVLPRATEAADPLPPSLREGRGFATLPDALRKIHRPRTKADIAEARDRLKWDEAFVLQVALARRRFADSQLPAVARKPRPSGLLDAFDAKLPFTLTEGQQKVTEEIFDDLATEHPMHRLLQGEVGSGKTMVALRAMLTVVDAGGQAAMLAPTEVLAQQHHRSITEMMGELAEGGMLGGSEHATKVVLLTGSMGAAARRRALLDLVTGEAGIVIGTHALIEDKVQFHDLGLVVVDEQHRFGVEQRDALRSKGKQPPHLLVMTATPIPRTVAMTVFGDLETSVLDQLPAGRSPIASHVVPAQDKPHFLARAWERVREEVENGHQAYVVCPRIGDGEDEPKKKSAEDDAEKRPPLAVIEIAEQLAKGPLSGLRVEVLHGRMQPDDKDDVMRSFAAGEVDVLVATTVIEVGVNVPNATAMVIMDADRFGVSQLHQLRGRVGRGTAPGLCLLVSEMPEASPARSRLGAVAATLDGFELSRIDLEQRREGDVLGQAQSGVRSSLRMLTVIEDEEVIVAAREEAVAIVSDDPELERLPELRTALDALLDTEREQFLDKG from the coding sequence ATGGATCGCGTGTCCGCGCTCGACGAACCCCTGACGAAGACGCTCGGTGCCGCCACCGCGAAGGTGATGGCCGAGCACCTCGACCTGCACACCGTCGGTGATCTGCTCCACCACTACCCGCGGCGGTACGCCGAGCGGGGCGAGCTCACACCCCTCTCCGAGCTTCCCCTGGACGAGCACGTCACGGTCGTCGCCCAGGTCGCGGACGCCCGCGTGCTCACGTTCAACCAGGGCCGCGGCCGACGGCTTGAAGTCACCATCACCGACGGCAGCGGACGGCTGCAGCTGGTCTTCTTCGGCAAGGGGGTCCACAAGCCGCACAAGGACCTGCTGCCGGGCAGCCGCGCGATGTTCGCCGGCAAGGTGTCGATGTTCAACCGCAAGCTGCAGCTCGCCCATCCCGCGTACGAGCCGCTGGGCGCCGCCAGTGCCGAGGACGCGGTGGACGCCTTCGCCAACCAGCTGATCCCGATCTATCCGGCCTGCAAGCAGCTGGAGTCCTGGAAGATCGCCAAGGCGGTGGACGCGGTCCTGCCGCGCGCCACGGAGGCCGCCGACCCGCTGCCGCCCTCGCTGCGTGAAGGCCGGGGATTCGCCACGCTCCCCGATGCCCTGCGCAAGATCCACCGGCCGCGCACAAAGGCGGACATCGCCGAGGCCAGGGACCGGCTCAAGTGGGACGAGGCGTTCGTGCTCCAGGTCGCGCTCGCACGGCGGCGGTTCGCCGACAGCCAACTGCCCGCCGTGGCACGGAAACCCAGACCGAGCGGCCTGCTCGACGCCTTCGACGCCAAGCTTCCGTTCACTCTCACCGAAGGCCAGCAGAAGGTCACCGAGGAGATCTTCGACGACCTGGCGACCGAGCACCCCATGCACCGCCTGCTCCAGGGCGAGGTCGGCTCGGGCAAGACCATGGTCGCGCTGCGGGCGATGCTCACCGTCGTCGACGCGGGCGGACAGGCCGCGATGCTCGCGCCCACCGAGGTCCTCGCCCAGCAGCACCACCGCTCGATCACCGAGATGATGGGCGAGCTCGCGGAGGGCGGAATGCTCGGCGGCTCCGAGCACGCCACCAAGGTGGTGCTGCTGACCGGCTCCATGGGCGCGGCCGCGCGCCGGCGGGCGCTCCTCGACCTGGTGACGGGCGAGGCCGGGATCGTCATCGGTACGCATGCGCTGATCGAGGACAAGGTGCAGTTCCACGATCTGGGGCTGGTCGTCGTCGACGAGCAGCATCGCTTCGGCGTGGAGCAGCGCGACGCCCTGCGCTCGAAGGGCAAACAGCCGCCGCATCTGCTGGTCATGACCGCCACACCCATTCCCCGTACGGTCGCGATGACCGTCTTCGGAGATCTGGAGACCTCGGTCCTGGACCAGCTGCCGGCCGGCCGCTCGCCGATCGCCAGCCATGTGGTCCCCGCCCAGGACAAACCGCACTTCCTGGCGCGCGCCTGGGAGCGCGTGCGCGAGGAGGTCGAGAACGGACACCAGGCGTACGTCGTCTGTCCCCGTATCGGCGACGGCGAGGACGAGCCGAAGAAGAAGTCCGCCGAGGACGACGCCGAGAAGCGCCCTCCGCTGGCCGTGATCGAGATCGCCGAGCAGCTCGCCAAGGGCCCCCTGAGCGGCCTGCGCGTCGAAGTGCTGCACGGCCGGATGCAGCCCGACGACAAGGACGACGTCATGCGCAGCTTCGCCGCGGGTGAGGTGGACGTCCTGGTCGCCACCACCGTCATCGAGGTCGGTGTCAACGTCCCCAACGCCACCGCCATGGTGATCATGGACGCGGACCGGTTCGGTGTCTCCCAACTGCACCAGCTGCGCGGCCGGGTGGGCCGTGGCACGGCACCCGGACTCTGTCTGCTGGTCAGCGAGATGCCCGAGGCGAGCCCCGCCCGGTCCCGGCTGGGTGCGGTCGCCGCCACGCTCGACGGCTTCGAGCTCTCCCGTATCGACCTCGAACAGCGCCGCGAGGGCGATGTGCTCGGCCAGGCCCAGTCCGGCGTGCGCTCCTCGCTGCGGATGCTCACGGTCATCGAGGACGAGGAGGTCATCGTGGCTGCCCGAGAGGAGGCCGTCGCGATCGTCAGCGACGACCCGGAGCTGGAGCGGCTGCCCGAGCTGCGTACGGCGCTGGACGCGTTGCTCGACACGGAGCGCGAGCAGTTCCTCGACAAGGGCTGA
- the rsmD gene encoding 16S rRNA (guanine(966)-N(2))-methyltransferase RsmD has translation MTRVIAGAAGGRRLAVPPGNGTRPTSDRAREGLFSSWESLLGTLSGIRVADLYAGSGAVGLEALSRGAAHALLVEADSRAVRTVRENVRALGLPGAEVRTGKAEQIVTGPAPEVPYDVVFLDPPYSVTDDDLREILLTLRTQGWLADDALATVERSTRGGEFVWPPGFEPLRARRYGEGTLWYGHAASTCEDAR, from the coding sequence ATGACCCGCGTGATCGCCGGCGCGGCCGGCGGACGCCGCCTCGCCGTCCCGCCCGGCAACGGCACCCGCCCCACGTCCGACCGCGCTCGTGAGGGGCTCTTCTCCAGCTGGGAGTCGCTTCTGGGCACGCTCAGCGGCATCCGTGTCGCCGATCTGTACGCCGGCTCGGGCGCCGTCGGCCTGGAGGCGCTCTCCCGTGGCGCGGCCCACGCACTCCTTGTCGAGGCCGATTCCCGCGCGGTCCGCACCGTCCGTGAGAACGTCCGCGCGCTCGGACTGCCCGGCGCCGAGGTCCGTACCGGCAAAGCGGAACAAATCGTGACGGGTCCCGCTCCCGAAGTCCCCTATGACGTGGTTTTTCTCGACCCTCCGTACTCCGTCACCGACGACGATCTTCGCGAGATTCTGCTCACACTCCGCACTCAGGGCTGGCTCGCGGACGATGCGCTCGCCACCGTGGAGCGCAGCACCAGAGGTGGCGAGTTCGTGTGGCCACCGGGTTTCGAGCCACTGCGGGCCCGTCGTTACGGCGAGGGCACGCTTTGGTACGGTCACGCCGCCTCTACGTGCGAAGACGCACGATGA